The genomic interval GTATATCCCACTAGTTCAAAATTAAGAGAATGAAGAttcttcaaaaacaacaaattcctCATGCCTATTGCTTGAATCAAGAGACTCAAGAATACTAGTGCTCAGTCTACTTCTAGAAGTATAGATGTTATCATTTGTTGAGCTTGAAAATCTCTATCAATTTTCTAAACATAGGGTATGCACAATTTCCAACATTGTGCACATAAGCATGCTGATAAGTAAAAGTTGCAGTTCATTGTCACACATTGCAGTCTTTATTGTGAGAGTGTATCTTGGTATCAACTTACTTTACCTTTCCTCCTCATTGGGCTGATGGTGTAACACTACGAGCTATCAAGCTGACATATTGAAAATGCATcaagtgtttctttctttttagatTGAATCAAAGAAAGAACTGGGAACAAAAAAAGTGTTGTCAGGAAAGGTATGTAAATTATGTTTACAACATAGTTAGAGAGATGGTAAAATATGAGCTTGGTTatgaaagaattttcaaacaatttttgttaGGCAGGCTTAAAAAGAAGTAGTCTGAGTGATGTTCTACAACAATAAATATGatgatattattctttattctacCTTTGAGCTAAACAGGTTGCCATTTCTTAACTCTATTTACACATATACATGTTGCTTGCAAAATTGCATATCATAGCAGTATGCACAATGCCTCAAGTGTCACATATGAACCTTGTAATGGCCTACCTCACCACTGTAACTTGGTGATATAGCACTGTCGTGAGAAATTTGTAGGTCTGAGATCTAATTCCTCGTGTGTGACTCAAGATGTTTCTTTGTTCCACACTTTtagtaaaaacaaattaactttttccttaaatatAGCTCCTTTTTGTAGGTCAAAGCTATTGAGCTGGATATGGTTTGCAgatcaatttttatctttttcatcaTCACAGGTTGTTGGTGTTATTAAAAGAAACTGGCGGCCATACTGTGGAGTGCTGTCCAAGTCTGCAAAGTCTCAAGTAAAGATAAAATCCCTATCTTTCTTTAATGTAATCTTccaaattacattttaaatgttaatgagaaaaatttcatataTCACTCCTCATTAGAGGTATCTTCTTCATGAATTGTATCAGCAGATATTACAGGATATGTTGTGAATTGTAATAAAGGAAACTAATAGTGAAGAATAAAGTAGAACACGTTCTACATGTAAGgagaaaacagaaattttgACTATGGTCAGTTTAGACTATTCTACAATGGAGTAGAACAATGGCACCACACTGAATGTGATTATGATCATTGCCCTCCTTGTCATTTCAAAGAGCACAAGACACTTGTTTGTGGCAGCAGAGAGAAGAATCCCCAGAGTTGTCATAGAAACACGCCAGGCATCATCACTTGAGGGGCAAAGGATTGTGGTTAGCATTGATTCGTGGCCTCAGCATTCAAAATACCCTGTGGTGAGCAATATTGCGTTTACACTTTTCTATGTAGCATGGACAAGTAGTTTTGTGAGGTAGACATTGCCAATAGCGTATCAGTGTGGATTGAAGGCTGTACGTTGACTGTCTATTTCTTGGATTCCTTATTCATGATATTTTAACCTATATCGCGATTTTTGTTTCGTCTATAGGTTCCTCTTCCAACCTTTAATTACAAATTTTCACCATTCGTTTGCTGGGGAATCAAAACTAATAATATGGGAGTAACCAACTTCTTTAGAGGGGTACAGAAAGGACAGCGATAAGGATTAGCAATTTTCCGAGTGACATCGCAAAATCCAGTGTCCTAATAAGTCTATTAtgattcttctttttcattattgtggAATGAAGGGACATTTTGTCCGAAAACTTGGTACCATTGGTgacaaagaaacagaaaatgagGTTCTGTTATTGGAGAGAGATGTTCCCCACTTGCCCTTTTCAGCAGCGGTACTGAAAGATCTTCCCGCCATGCCCTGGTCAATCACAGACGAGGTATGAAATAGTGATTAAGTAAATACGTATATGCGCGTACTCTTAAATTCCGGCCATATCTTGCCTTAGGGACAGTATAGTGTGAATGAAGTTGCTCAGTTGATTCTTGCGATGTATTAGCACGTTTTCGTGAAATTTAATATCTGTACCATATAAGATGAGCATGAAGTATCCTGGGGAAGAAAGTACtaggaaaatgtgttttaacTTCAGCcggaaaatgtttatttttgtgtgcCGGTCATTGCAGGATGTAAAGAGTCGTTTGGACTTGCGGCTCCTAGCTGTGTGTAGCATTGATCCTCCGGGGTGCACAGACATAGATGACGCATTGCACTGGAGATTGCTGCCAAACGGAAACTACGAGGTACGCGAAAAAAGACGATTATTAACAGGGTTGGTATGTTATTCTCGTTATTCTCAACTACGTGTATAATGTTTAGAATATCTGTTTGACTATTTTTAACTTCAAATACTTCGAGAAAAGTTCAGCGTTGAAATTATCCCCTCACCAACCTTGAATTATCTTGTTGCATGATCATGGTCAGTCCGACTgtctttattattattcatcAGGTTGGTGTACATATAGCAGATGTCACGCACTTTATCAGACCAGGTACAGCTCTGGATGCTGAGGCAGCTAATAGAGGAACTACAGTCTATCTCACAGATAAGGTGATTTACAGCTGCATAATTTATGTGATGCAGGCACTTTAAAAGATTTCGTGACACTAATAAGACACCACTCTTAGGCGGCAAAAGGAATTTTCAAGACGCTATTTGTTTCATTCCAAATTTCAGCTTTGGAGCACAATAAAGGGACGGAACGTGCAAGTCAGTCCAGTGGGCGTGTTTAGCATGGAGCTCGTTTCTGCCTTATGTATTCAtatagatatttttttaaactgtctACCTTACTCTCGGAGGAGCTCTCTCCTTCTGACCATTGGTACAAATGGGTCTTATTGAAGTCTTAAGAAACTTTTGCGGGATAATCTTTGAATTGAGACTATAAATTCCATCCCTAAAGTTACTATCTTGGAGTTGAAATCTTGCGTAATTGTTGGTATTGACTTGTTTTAATGTTTATCACACAGCGTATTGACATGGTACCAGCACTCCTGAGTTCAGACTTGTGTTCACTGAGATCTAATGTGGACAGGTTAGTAAGGCTTATATACACATTTTTTTGCACGGTACATATCTAATGCAATGTAACTGGCTTGACATATTCCTCACTTTAGGCTGGCGTTTTCATCTATATGGGAAATGACACCACAAGCTGAAATTGTCTCCACGAAGTTCAAAAAAAGCATTATCTGTTCTAGAGTGAGTACATGAAGGTTTTGATAGCAAACAGCGTCGTAAACTTGAGGCTATCTGCAATTAAGACTATTTATCCTGTCTTTAAACTTTCAGACTTCCTTCACGTATGCCGAGGCTCAGATGCGAATTGATGATCCAACCCAAACAGATGAAATAACTCTGAGCCTAAGACATCTCAACAAACTGGCAAAGAttctaaaacaaaagagagTCGAACAGGGGTAAGAAAACTTGTATTTGAGGGAACAGTAGTTCCCGCAAACCTTGATCTGAACTCCAATACAGACCAGAAAAGACGTGAATTCTTCTCTTACCCAGACACTTTGCACAATTACGTTTTAtcagttccttttttttatcttcttaaCTCATTCACTGActtactttttatttcagtgcTTTAACTCTTGCGTCTCCAGAAGTTCGTTTCCACATAGACAGTGAGACACACGACCCAGTAGATCTTCAAACAAAGGAACTCAAGTAAGCTAGCTATTTATCATTGTCAAGCTGTTGCTGTTAATTTTGATTCCTTGAGTGGTCGATTTAAGGATTATCCACTCTAACTTTTGTTAATGTTCTTTCAGGGAGACGAATTCCCTCGTGGAAGAATTTATGTTGTTAGCCAACATTTCAGTCGccaagaaaatttttcaaaatttcccagAGTTTGCCGTTTTACGGAGACATCCTTCGCCACCTGCTGCAAACTATGATGTGTTGGTGAAGGCTGCGAGCTCCAAGGTGAGCCATTTTacctggggggagggggatttCCATATTATTGTTTGGAATTGATGTCATGCACGGGGAATGTTACTTGTTATTCTGAAATCAAAACCAATTTTGATTACCCGCCTCTTACCTTTAATTTTGTTACAACGCCATTGTTGAACGTAATGTTGTATTTATTACGTCAAAACCTGCAATgatagaagaagaaaaacaaaacaaaacattgccAGTAATGacgaaatgaaaaaatcatGGGTGAGACGTGGTGGCGCAGGCTTAACTGGATTCCGGGTCAGAATCGGCCGAATAATAGAAGATTCTAACTTGTAAAGTGATAGGGAAATCGTGACATTAAAACGAACCTCGATTGTTCGCGATCAGTGGAGGGTCACACGGtaatatgaaatttatttgttaattttacccccccccccttcaatcCCCTCTGCTGTGCAACACTGTTCTCACACGTCACTTGCGTATCTAAATAGGGAGTCCAACTTGAAGTGGATAGTGCCAAGTCTCTCGCTGTTTCGTTGAATGCTGCTAATATCCCAGATGAGCCCTATTTTAACACCCTGCTTCGAATTATGGCGACGCGATGCATGATGCAAGCGGTTTACTTCTGTTCAGGCATGCTCCCTGAAGAGGAATTTCAACATTACGGTTTGGCAACTCCAATTTATACACATTTCACGTCACCAATCAGGAGGTATGTACTGCTCCAATGTACCATTAATTTACTACCAATTTACCATTTGATTACTGTACATTTCATTAACCTAAAATTTTTCCTACCTGTAGATATTCTGACATCTTGGTACATAGACTCCTAGCTGTTGCAATTGGAGCTTTAGATTCGTATCCAGACCTCCTCAGCAAAGACAAAACACAGGTGGGTATGACCTGAGGTATAATCAGTTCGTAGCTTACCACTAGGCTCCATTCTCTCGCTGTCAAAATTAGTGAGTTATCTTATAACGAATATATCTCTGTCGTTACTGTCATTAACGTCTTACTTTTCTCTTTACTTTCAGAAATTGTGCAATCATCTGAACTTCCGTCACAAAATGGCCCAGTATGCTTCACGGGACTCCATTGACCTGCATTGCCAGGTAGTGTGGTTTTTAATATCATTCTTTTGTCGTAGTTTTTAAGACTTCACAAAGAGTTTgtagtgtttgtttgtttgttgtttttttgcacTCAGACTGTTTGGCTTATTTCATGGAATGTTCTTTTCTCAGCTGTTTTTCCAAGGAAAGGCtatagaagaagaagaagcgtTTGTGCTGTTTGTTCGTAAGAATGCGCTTCAAATTCTGATCCCTAAGTATGGCCTTGAAGGAACCGTGTTCATGAACAAACATGATGTATCAGGATTTACCTACAACGAACAGGTGTTTTTCTcccaaactttttttcaatacaTAGTCAGCTTCGATTTGGCAGAGAAGAGGTTCATGAGTGAGCGTTGGTGTTTGAGAAAATCGAAGGAATAATGACGCTTATCATCGGAGGTTTGTAGGGGACATGTGGTGTGAATCTTTTCGGGTTAAATCTTGGTGTCAGAAAACGCAGCGAATGTAAGTGTTCATGACATTCCCTGATGAAATCACATGATCCATTCTCCGACGCTTAGTTTACCTTGGCAACTGTAATACATAATATCAAGAACGATGTCAAGAATtaccatttattttctttttttgtaaatcaaGGAGCCATCCCTTACAGATGGTGACGTCACCTACCGAAGCTTTGACCGAGTGGCTGTCAAGATTAATGTGGACAAGTCCtcaacagaaaataaatttttatctttcagcCTCGTCTCTAAAAAGGTAATTCTAAAGACTTTGAAAGAAaagagcaaacaaacaaatttcacattttataTGCCGGGACGCGAAAAAAGCTCAGAACATGATATGAGAAGTTTTTATCGACTGAAAACTACTCAAATGTTTTCTCATCTTCTCCCAATCACGATTCATCCATTATAACGACTTAAACACTCTCTTTCCTCGCTCTAGTCTTTGAacgacaaaataatttttctcctcCTCATGTCTTAAGTCGTGTATGTGTTTCTTTGACAGGGCAGCAGTGCAGAGGACATGAAAGAACCTGTCTCCAAGAAGACTAAGTTCGACTGACTGATTGCTGTAGAAAGATGGGACAATAGTGAGGATACAGATATAGAAAGTGAAGTGTGAAGGAACTGAGGAGACCACACGCGACTCCACACAACAACGGCAAGGGCTTGAAAACGCCTCTCTGACAACAAAATATCGGGATTTCTGTAAAGCTGCGCAtcttttttactgattttattaGACTAAAGTAGTGTGGATAAGCGATGTCTTAGTGGATCAGTAAAGCACATTCaaaaaaatgattgttaaacaaattgcAATTGAACGTTTAATATCTCGCTACGCTCAACGTGAAATCCTATAAATTGCAAGCATCATTTATTCATATTTAAATTTATGTACAATTTAAACTGTCAGATAAGTGCTATTCCTCCTTCCCGCGAGACTTGCAGGGACGTTACAAGAACATTTGGATGTTCCGTATTTGGCAAGGGTGTTTGATTATTTCCCTCTCTCAAAGTTGTAATCGAGGGTAAAATTAT from Pocillopora verrucosa isolate sample1 chromosome 14, ASM3666991v2, whole genome shotgun sequence carries:
- the LOC131776576 gene encoding exosome complex exonuclease RRP44, with the translated sequence MLRSKVFVKKTRKGGVMKIVREHYLRDDVWCRASHCRNCAQTDQNLLDSSPHNSSKLYTFPHYLLPDTNVVLHQIDVLEDPVFTNVILLQTVLQEVQHLNASVYKRIRELISSKQRKFFVFSNEHHRETYVERRKEESPNDRNDRAIRVAASWYDEHLKECEGGNNEDLRIRVVLLTNDRANKEKAKNEGIICFTAQEYVESLEGNEGLADRLALSCNTQRDEIDDKTSRKWVYPEHLPMAKIQAGLKSGKYVQGAFHRSRENFTEAYVFVHDGDKQIFIQGLVNLNRAVHEDIVAVEILPKKEWTCPSSLVTAASPAEHDSDDDNEESNSDKMIESKKELGTKKVLSGKVVGVIKRNWRPYCGVLSKSAKSQSTRHLFVAAERRIPRVVIETRQASSLEGQRIVVSIDSWPQHSKYPVGHFVRKLGTIGDKETENEVLLLERDVPHLPFSAAVLKDLPAMPWSITDEDVKSRLDLRLLAVCSIDPPGCTDIDDALHWRLLPNGNYEVGVHIADVTHFIRPGTALDAEAANRGTTVYLTDKRIDMVPALLSSDLCSLRSNVDRLAFSSIWEMTPQAEIVSTKFKKSIICSRTSFTYAEAQMRIDDPTQTDEITLSLRHLNKLAKILKQKRVEQGALTLASPEVRFHIDSETHDPVDLQTKELKETNSLVEEFMLLANISVAKKIFQNFPEFAVLRRHPSPPAANYDVLVKAASSKGVQLEVDSAKSLAVSLNAANIPDEPYFNTLLRIMATRCMMQAVYFCSGMLPEEEFQHYGLATPIYTHFTSPIRRYSDILVHRLLAVAIGALDSYPDLLSKDKTQKLCNHLNFRHKMAQYASRDSIDLHCQLFFQGKAIEEEEAFVLFVRKNALQILIPKYGLEGTVFMNKHDVSGFTYNEQEPSLTDGDVTYRSFDRVAVKINVDKSSTENKFLSFSLVSKKGSSAEDMKEPVSKKTKFD